Genomic DNA from Salvia miltiorrhiza cultivar Shanhuang (shh) chromosome 1, IMPLAD_Smil_shh, whole genome shotgun sequence:
CAACAAAAGGTCACTAGGACCTCAAGGAAGGAAACTTCTGGAGTTCAGGAGCAGGGAAGAGCCCAGATCTCAGCACAGATTGATCTGTGGAGCAAGGTTTCACACTGATCCCTCCAAGGAGTTCCAAGAGGACTATCTGAGTCCAGAAAACGGTAAAACTCTCAATCCAAGAGAGATTTTACAGAACAAAGCAGAAACACCAGAGAGAGCAAAACAACAGCGGAAACAGTAAGGAATCAAATCACATACAGCCTACCTAGATAGCCCCCTTTCTCCCTTGATTTCCAGGGtactcgcacgaggagactcctttaaaggagaatccagacgaactggaccaaATGCAAGGGAGAATCTCACTTGGCTTTGAAATGCCAGGGGTATATCGAGATGACAAGACAACACGCGGAAGCAAAAAGGGTAATAGGATCTCAAGATACCAGACAAAAACAGGTAAAAGAACAAAAAACAGCAGGCAACACCAATCCTAGAATCTAGGAGTCTTAGTGATTCAGCCAATTTACCAGAGCCGACTTCCCAGGTAGGGGAAGAGTCGGTCTTACCAAAAccttgctcgtcgggagcgaaTCGGCGCAGCCAAAGGGCGGCGGGGTGAGAGGGATGTGTTCGGGGGGAGCCCCGGCAAGGtccccgtggctctgataccactgttgggtatcttcgccttgccGGGATTACTCCTCTTGTTTCCCGAACCTCCGGTCCTTCTCACTCGACACTCTAGTGCCAGAATCCGCTTCacgttccttcttcttcttcgtcttcactCCTCTTGTACCTGTACCTGTAGAACACCAATAAACCAACAAGTAAACTGATACAAAGTGAAGAAAAGCAAAATGAGACAGAAGAGCAGGAAAGTGCAGAAATGATTGAAGTGGGAaaatgtgtcctcgggacactttggctcagattttcccacggTAGGCAGAGCTTCTTCCGGCAGCGTTAATGATCACAGCACAAAGGAATGGTGAGAGCAGATCGGCGCTCAGATCTCAGATGGTCAGTCACCAACAGCAGGAATCCTAAGGGCAGGAATTCCGATGACAACACAATCAACCAGAGTATCACCAATCAGGAATCCGGTGGGCAGGAATCCGGTGATAACTCTCACAGCAACAAGGAAGGCCtcgttcacacacaggagagaAATCTTAGAAGGAGTAGCAGAGCCTTCTCAAGAAATTGCCTGAAGACCTTCTCATTGCTGTGAAGAATTAGGGCCAGACTTAAAAAGGGTGGGAGGCATCGGGAAGGGGGTGGAGAATTGAAGACGGAAGGAGAACCGAGGAGTCGGGCGGCGGAGGGAATTGGAAGGGCGCAGATGGGAGAGAGATTTCAGCGGCGCACGGGAGTGATGAAATGGGGGGGCTGATTTGGACTTAGGGTATAAAGGGGATGGGcttgggcttgggcttgggcttgggcttgggGGGGGGGGTTAATGAAATTGGGCCAACACTCCACATATGTCCAACAGGTAAAGCTCTTCGTCGACGATATCATGGCCGTTGATTTGGTGCACCAAGGACAAATTCTTCGGCCAGGTAGTGGTTCTTTCGGGGGCGACACTGCGGCCTGGATAGGTAGGTTTCGATTTGGGATAAAGGGGGCACGACGGCGTGTTCAACAGAGATGGAGGAAGTCGACCGTGGGTAGTGTTCAGGTGAaacaataaagaaaatgaagttTCGGTGGTCGGGGGTTGAGGACGGGGGCTTGATTCAAAACGAAAAAAACAATGGAGGTTTGTGGGGTGGCGGGTGGGGGTGGGGCACGTGTTCAAAGAGAATTTTTGGGGTGGACACGTTGCAACATAAAATGTgacctttttttccttttttgaatttatttatttagataaggttagaataataatttatttatttaatgtggATTTTAATCTAAGCTACCAAATAACTAATTCATAATATCTATATTTTATATCTTATCTACCAAATACTAAGATACAATACTAATCTCACTTTATCTATGATACATATCTTGAGTTTTATCTATCTAGCTTATCCCAACATGACTATGCCCTAAATATACTCAAAATCATGCAATAACACTACTAATCACGAGATGACAATAAAAGATTACATTTAAAAATGGCTCCTATTTTTGGCTGGATGAAAACCTGCACCTAGGAAAAACTAATTTTGCGTTTCAATTGCGATTGATTCAAAGTTACAAAGTTCTTTAATTAGTTTGACAAATGAAGTTTTTTCATTTGAATGTGTGTTTCGTTAGTAAGAAGTTTCCAATACTTACTTTGCTTattcaaatttttaaaatttagaatTACATTATCATAGATAAACCATTTTCAAAATATAGGAAAATCAAGTACATATGATCAGGGGCGGATTTCACGATGGGGGTTGAACTCGTTCAATTATTTTTGGGCAGTTCGtatacaattattttttttgtcctGATGGAATCTTATTTGgtttaagattaaaatttagTCACTTAATAAATAGTTGTTCTCTCTATTGATTCAACAACAGATACGTTTCTCCAAACAATATTAAAATAATCTTCTCTCTTGCTTTCCATATATGTTATAGTATTTGTTATATGACCTTCTCACAAGCATAtcaattgaataaattaatcaGGCATCTTTACAAAAATGCTTAAATGTATTGCTTGAACAAGATTTCATAAAAAAGTTTTCTAAGTGAAAACGATTGTCTAACCATCAAACTTCGTACATACTATCAAGATAGATAACCATCCATTACTCTAATACTTAAGTCATTTATTTGAATGTTTTGAGAACTTTCCTCATACGGAGTACTCACTCGTTACACAACAGATGATGTCCCATCACAGCTCAGGGGATCTAGACTCACCTTCAAGGCATTCCAATTCCTCGTTTCTTTGATATACATTATTATGATATTTGAATATTAAGTATTATGGATATTGAATTAtaaggaattttttttaatgaattatgAATTGAGTTTTGGTTGTATAACTGTAATTGGATTATTGAAAATAGAATGTATTAATTGATGAATAGGTTGTCTTAACCTGAAAtgtataaaattacaaaaagaaAATCACAATTACAAATGAATTACCGACGACGattatcaaaaaatataatttgcaCTGTCGATACTAGCGATGGAAAAGTCTGTTGGAAAACTATCGGGGAAGTTCTGAGCGACATTTTCCCTACAAAAATTACCTGATGTCGTATCCAATCTGTTGATAACTTTACCAGATCATTGTTCCGTGTGTAAATTGTCATCGACGTGAGAATTTGTAATGTTCTTTGTCTGTCGGTACGATAAAAGACTAACCTTTTGTTGTGATTTTAAATCCAAAGAAGCTCAATCATATtcaaattagaatttattaatttctatTGATCACACTTAAATCAAGTTGAATTAATACACCGTACATTCATGTATGTCTCGGAGTGCgactcaaataaatatttgtccacAATAGAAAAATATATTCACAATGTAACAATTTTGGTTTATGTAATTGTAAATACAATGATCAATATAGATCTTCCAAGGGACCAAAAAGGgaatagaaaaagaaataatgaagaagaagaaaagaacaATACACATGCAGCGCTCCTCATGAATGAATCCTTGCGCCTTGAAACCGTTCCTTAATTATATGCCAATCAAATGAATAAATCACTAAATTATTGCAACCTATATATCCTCAACACAACACAGACCATTTGTCCAGAAGTGTTGAGGCTGAGAAAAACTTAATAAAtttgaatgaaaaaaaaagagatatgCAAAAGGATAAAATGAGAATAtagtaaagaaaagaaaaaaagggttGAATCTGTGGTGTTGCTTCTGTATGGGAGCCTCAACTTTTGTATATATTGTATGGAAGATTACTGAACCATGGCAACGAAGGAGGATGGTGCTGAAGGTCGAGCAGTAGGGTTGGAGGAGCCCACATTTTGTCTCTGAAACTGTAGTTCGTAAACCATTTTCATGTCCTTATCATCGTACTCCTCCTCGTTCTCATCAACCTCTTCGTAGTTGTCTTCATCGAGATCGTGATCACTGTTTGAGCAGCGGAGGCTGCTGTTGCAGTAGTTTCCAGTTGTATCTTGTCGATGTCCCTTATCTAGCATGTCTTCTGGCTTCAATACAAAATTTAAGCATCAGcactaattatttaattttaacaacCTACCATGTATATGCATATTGTATGTTAAAAACcataaattaataacaaaatgaAAACATATAGATAACTACCCAATATTATGATCGATTTGTTTGAGCATATCTTATTGTGAGAACTGCACTAATTTATACATTCAGTGTAGTAAAATGTACGCGTTGTGTCAGTAAATTAACTTTGCGTACTCAGCAAAAATCACCAAATTCGTActgaatatataaattaatgcatgcAGTTCTCACAATATAAATGTTCTAGCTCATTTGAACGTATATTTACATGTGTGCGTaggtgaaaaattaaataaatactttttcTCCTGAGTTAACTAAGATTCAATTTGGATCATTATCTTTGCATGATATTTACGATTatcgtaaaaaaataaatcttccATGTACAAATAAGTTGTATCATAAAATAAACATTGTTCTAAAGCTTGATTCCTAGATTATGTGATGTCTAGATTCGTGTATAAATCCTTTGGAATGCAAACGATGATAATTAACATACCTGCTTTTCTCCTCCAATATTAGTGTCGGCAAAAGGGTTGGAAGGAAAGGCTCCTCTCTGCGGCATCTCATCATGTTGTTCCGACGAAGCACCGACATGGGCGCCGCCGCTAAGTATCTTTTTCCGGTACAACTCATCCAACTCATTGAAGTAAGGGCAGGTCTTGGCATCTTGGGGCCGCTTCTTGTTGCTCTCTTTCACTTTCTTGAAGTACTTGTTGATATTCTCCCACTTCTCCTTGCATCTCTTTGCACTCCTACTGTACCCTATGCGCTGCATCCCAGCAGATATCTCCTCCCAAAGCGGGCCCTTGGGCCCGGCCTCTTGATATCTCGGCTCCATGCTACTCCTCAGCTTTATCAGCGCCAACACCTCAGCTTTCGGCCATCGCGACGAGCTGCTCTCCGAGGCGCTCCCGCCTGCAATATCTTCTACTCTCAAATTTCTCAAAATTGCAATCAATAAATTTTGTGGCTTATGTAATTTAGAATTAAAGGAATAATCCTAAATGAAGCCCCTACCAACATTTTTTTCTGTGTCCGTCCCCGTCTGAAGCGGCGCCGCCATCTCGGGTGCAGTTGGAGGTAACGGTGGTTGTGGCGGCTCGGGCCgtggggccggggccggggcgGCAGCGGGGAGCTGTATGGTCTGGCCGGTGATCTTCTCGAGGAAATCGACAATCGCGGCGTCTCTGGAGGCGGAGACGGCGCGCTCCTGCGCCGCGATCTCGTGCTCCTTGGCGATCCTCGCCATGTCTTGCCTCTTCCACGCTTCCTCTCTGATCATTCTGTCTTGCTCCCTCTTCTCGATGGCTTCTAGAAACCTCTGCTGCATGGCTTCCTGCTTCTGCATCACTTGCTTCAGCAAACCCTCGAAGAAGTCCATCATTCTCTCGTCGCTCTCGCCGCCCTGATCGCTTCTCTTTCTCTTCCGCTGATTCGTTAATTCGGTTTCTTCCATCTCGTCGTCATCGTCTTCGCTGTCGGAGGAGGAGCTGTCGGATGAGAAGCTAATGCCGAATaacgcggcggcggcggcggggtcTGGAGGAGGCAGTGAGACGGCGGCTGGAATCGGCAGAGAGACGGAGGTGGCGGCAATAGGCGGCGATGGGGTGGGGAGGAGAGCGGCGGCGGTGTTGTGATGGAGAGCCTCGAGCTGGGAGAAGAACTTGTAGCTCTTGCCGTCTTGGCGGCCGCCGCGGCCTTCTTTTGTTCGTTTGTAATATTTGTGGACGTTTTCGAATTTCTCCTTGCATTTTTTGGCGCTTCTTTTGTATCCCAGCTCGCCTAGTTTCCTGCCCAATCAAAACATTATTTGTACCAACATAGTGAGATTCCCCgcctcaaaataaataaataaataatgatattcCCAAATTATTATACCATCGGTGaatggaaaatgaaataaaatagtaGTAGgtgtttcattatttttatagtTTCTTACCATTAAATATATGTAGAGGTTAGGATTAACTAGATCTCACTCATCTCATAGTATCATAGATTTCATATATTTATGCATACGAttatgaaatattaaaaattaatagtatttcAAGAACATAGCAATAATAGGAcgaaaattcataaatatttgaTAAGTATATTAAAAACATGTTCTCTCTCAAACCCATCTTGGGCAGCCATATATTTCTTCCTCTCCCTATAATTTTAGCCCATCCTCATCCTCCAACTTCCAACCTCCAACAATATGATCTAACGGTGTTGGTTCAATAAAGATTAAAGATAACTCTCAATAATTTCTATAAATTTAACAATAAAcaattataagaaaaaaaaaagtttgataGAAGCGCAAACCCCTCCCCTCTCCCACTTGTGTCCGCCATTGTAGTTGTGGATCGAACCAAgtgaaaaatttaaataaaagtgaCAAATGGATGTGGCCAATAAAGTGGCGCAGGAAAGCAAAAGGGTGTGTATATGTATGATAATGGATTCTTTTCATAAAGAAACGGCAATCAGAATAATGGAGGTTTCAAAAATGAAGTAATTAAAATAGTTCATGTTCTTTGTCTTGATAATAGTCTTTTCACAAACGAAAATCAccttcttttataaaaaaaatcatgggtttcattattttttattatttttaataattgtaacgaataataatgaattattatcaagaaaaacggaggaaatactccctccgtctcacaaaaatatgaacaaagagaaatgcacgggttttaagaaatgttagttgagagttaaaattAGTGGAAAATAGGTTCCACTTTAGAAGGTGTTGTGAgggtaatgaattaattaaggaaaagtagtggtgggccatgatgtactaaaatggaaaggttcatgtttttgcgagacaccccaaaatgaaaaaacgttcatgtttttgtgagacggatggagtagtaaATAGTATAGGTAGAAATTACTCCCCATAAGGAGATATgtataaaagagaaaaaattaaGAAAGTGGGTTTTGATTGGCTACAAATTCATGCACACCGGATCCATATGGGGTCACAAACACTATGGATTTCAGCAAAAGATGGAATTTTAAATGATAACCGTCTCGTGACTCGTGATGCCAACACATTGACACAAGCCCATGTGCACCAAAttttatagagagagagagaaagagacagGAGCGCATCATCGCAATTGAAAAAAAGAAGCAATTCCtgctaaacaaaactaaattccGATTttacagaaaagaaaaaagaaaaaactaaaTTCCGCATTTgcatttttgaaaatttgttgagaatttcctttcagaaaagagaaaaaaataaaagaaaaaataaaagagaaatttgTTGGGAACTGCTGTTTCTCAAACTCTCTCTCTTACCTGGCAATTAATTTAAACAGTATTCAACcatgtttcaatgaaattgGGTCTGCTGTGGCACTTATTTCACAATTATGACACCAATTAACTGGAATCAATTATTTcgagtaataaaaaaatacaccattatcaatttcaaatattttggcctaaaaaaacaaatattttGATTGAAACAACACAGAAGTATTCGAACTAAGGAACCTCGTTCAACGATTCAAATTGTAGGAGACAGAGACTGAATTTTGCCTTGTAACATGAAGggtaaaaaaaagttaattaccAATAAATACACCCAAACTCTGAATTTAATTAACATTATTCTTTGGGTTTAATTGTTTGAAATTCTGTAACAATTACAATTCAGTCCACACTTAATCCTATTGTGAAAGTCAAAAACTAATTAGTTTTGTAGAACATATCAATTCTAGCCAAATTCTAATTCGAATTGAATCTATTggagtaaaaattaaaatttgaatgtACTTAGTAAGTACTATATTAATAGAAAATGGTAACTTTTTTGGTTTGGTAAAAACAATTAAGAGAAAAGATAGTAATATTTGCAAGTATGATTGAATTAATTATACCTGGAAACTTGCTCCCACAGAGGACCCTTAAGCGTGGCATCACGAAACGCAGTATCCATTTCAGACCTAATCTGCAAAAGAGCCAACGTCTCCTGCCGCGGCCACCGGTTGCTGGaggagccgccggcctccgcCGTCGCTTGAATCATTTCTTCAAAATTAGCATTCCTAATGGCCGCCGGAGCTGGCGGCCGGCTGCTAATCGGTGAAGCTGCTTCCGCAATTCCCAGATCTCCCAATTTCTGATCCTCATCACTCACCACCACCTccgccgccgcgccgccgccgtATCCGCCCAGGGATTGAGGCCCTCCGCCGCCTCCCGATTGCTGCTGTTGATGCTGATGTTGCATATCTGGTTTCACTACTCCTACcgcgaattttttatttttttaaagataaatCCTTAACAAATCTTCATCGTCAATATGTGTGGAGATCGAGAGCACAAAGAATTCAATGCACAAGTATACAAAATATAcataatatctatgtatatctACAGAATTAGCTAATCTAATTCTCGTTTTTATAAATATGAGCTTTTTATTGTAATCGTGATGGGGAAAAATTGGATGACGATGAATGCTGCTTTTTCTTGAATTTGGAGATTGTGAAATGGAAATATTTGAAAGGAAATGATTCATAAGTTGTTTTGGAATAAATTCTAATTGTATTTGATAAGATTTGGAAGCAAGATTGAAGACACAGTTGCCTGAAAAGAGAAAAAGTAACATAGGATGAATGCCATAATCATCACTATTAACTGTAAAACTGCGTGTTTCTGTGTGAGTATGAcacagaaagagagagagagagagagagagagagagagagagagagagagttttgaCAGAATAAAAGGCTAAGGATTTATGAAGGTGACgatgattgagagagagagagagaagagagcaaACAAATGCTACGTTGTCAGCTGCTTCACTTTGCAGCTAATAATTGCTCTTACCATCTCCCGATATATTAAAATTGTAGCAATAAAGGAAAATAAATGATGCTTTGAGTTATTGTTTTCTCATaattaaaacatttttaaaCATATTCAATTTCTTGCCTTTTTCATTCTTTTAGCTCAAATGTTTCTTTTAGGCATTTTAATTACCTTTCTTATTTGAATATTTGCAAGGTTTTGATAACCAATTACTTGTATAGAATttgtctttcttgttttggtcatttGCTTAAGAGTTTCTTTTAAAATGATAACCACTTGAATCAGATTACCTAGCTTGCTAATGATactttaacttaattaaaagcccaaaaatttaaattttggcaCTCCATTCGAAAGTGGTTATCCTGTCAGTCACTTACTGGACAAGTATaacattttgaaaattttaatttatttctcgTGCTTAGagaattttgaaaaattgtGTCCATTAATTGTAGACTAAATTATTAATGGAATTCAATTTGGAACCTTCTTAAGAGAAATAAAGTTAACTAAGTAGGCTTAATTTTGCATGCGTATAACAACTTTAAATAGAAAGGCATGGTCCATATATCTTTTTGGAGATGGTATTTGAATTCTATATGAATACTATGCAAACATTAATCAGGACGTATACAATAACATAAGAGATAAATTATTGTATATACAATAATAATGTGGCGAAACACTTTATGCTATTATTGATTTACTCTGTTGATCAAAACTTTTATTTCACTTTAACTAATACGCCCTCCAGTGTGATGCACGAATCacgatatattttattatttttaaaattttaagttatataaaaatgtcaaaatattactccctctgtcccgcccaagatgctatatattcctttttgggccgtcccaacgaagatgctacatttctatatttggcaaaaataaggaattttaaacacttaattaacactaattaagtatttctttattacattctctctcctactttatcactttattatcttctctttcttactttatcactttctctatcatactttatcactttattaccttctcattcttactttatcactttctctctcctactttatcactttattattacacacttaaaacattaatctacaactccttaaatcccgtgccgaaaggcaaatgtagcgtcttggccgggacggagggagtattatttatgaattaaattaattgcaattaatattgataattagattaataatttgaaacaatagggccggatggccctattggtgattgaaacttaaattttgtccacaaaatttaaaatatcaatatttggctATCTTTTATGTGCTCTACATAATCTATCATTTAACCcaatagatccaacaacttcctttgacccggatccagatttagggattaacccatgccttgtctaccccccagacccccgaccccaccccccacccaccccccacccccaccacccaccccaagccaatttttttttttttttacttcccctgcttgtctaccccccagacccccgaccccagccaccccccacccacccacgcaccccccccaccacccacccccaagccaaattttttttttttttacttcccctgccttgtctaccccccccagaccccagacccccgaccccacccacccccccacgcACCCCtccccccaagccaaatttttttttttttacttcccctgccttgtctacccccccagacccccgaccccacccaccccccccaccacccacccccaagccaatttttttttttttacttctcctgccttgtctacccccgcagacccccgaccccacccaccacccacccccaagccaatttttttttttttttacttcccctgccttgtctacccccccagacccccgaccccacccacccacccccccaccacccaccccaagccaataattttttttttttactcccactaccctgcctaccccctgacccccgaccctacccccccacccTCAAGCCAAaatgaactttttaaacacttcccctagggtttagatattccatttagggtttagatgttccatttagggtttagattatccatttagggttcagatgatgctgttgtttctatatttgttctgcatgtttggcacttatggcactattagtgccataagtgataaaaagaccattttactttattttattttggattttcgttggcacttatggcactaatagtgccataagtgccataaaataaaataataaagtaaaattttttggcttgggggtgggtggggtgggtggggtcgggggtctggggggtagacagggcagggggagtaaaaaaaaatttttgttggcacttatggcactaatagtgccataagtgcctaacccgacccgcgtgcctgatcatacccggcacgcgacccgcgctcctgaccctacccagtccgcccaattaagggcaaaaacgtcccaaagctataaaaatggccaaaatttatattttttcaatgagtggccataatttgtgttttatgattcattttggctattccaaaattttactcttaataatttttattaatttaaatattggtagatgatttaaaatagtgtatagtaacaatattatcaactcaAAGAGtgcaatattaaatttaatgagaatcgtaaaataataatacttcatccgtcccacttcaaatgtctcaaATAGGATTGTCCTAATGTTttgagacatttgaagtgggacggaggaagtaatcattaaatttatatattgtaaagcaaataatttaagtcaatttcattttgagcaaataagactaaaccatcaatataacaaaattaatagtccacatttaattaataattttggaCTCATAAAAGACtaaactatattattattaaaagtccATAATTAAATAGCCCAAAACTATTTAAACAATaagaaagaatacaaaaaatatataaataaaatgataaccgcaaatatatttatacaaataaaaaaaataactcaTGCACAAAGATAactagaattaaataaatttatataatttttgaaattcttatttttagatatttaattaattatattagtattaatacaaaattacttaaaaaattatttttgaaattaaaaatttctctaatgaatcaatataatatttttctctttaattacattaaaaaaccattataacttaaatatatgtaaatttaaaaaatattgaatatatatatatatatatatatatatacttattttcCCAGCAAACGGAAACAATATGAAAATAAGAGTATGTTGTTCAACATTAGAGATAAAtgagaaagggaaaaaaattaatattttaaaagatcatgactttttttttaaaaaaaaatgcatgtttaataatttttacatcaaattaaagatcatatcattatttttaatttaacatccatcttgaatattttttcataaatcaaagttgacgatttttagaaaataataaagaaaaaagagagagggagaagagatAAAAATTTGGTGTGAAAAAGTTACCATTAATTAAAAactcatttttaatatatactccctccgttctaTTGCAAATGTCTCATTAATTTTTGACACAGAGATTAAAGAGCGTGTAAGTAGTAGATATAGTGAGTTGGTGGAGAGAGAAACAAATAGAGGTTTGTAaaacaataatgctatttggacaaataTGTCCG
This window encodes:
- the LOC131024673 gene encoding trihelix transcription factor GTL1-like isoform X3, which codes for MQHQHQQQQSGGGGGPQSLGGYGGGAAAEVVVSDEDQKLGDLGIAEAASPISSRPPAPAAIRNANFEEMIQATAEAGGSSSNRWPRQETLALLQIRSEMDTAFRDATLKGPLWEQVSRKLGELGYKRSAKKCKEKFENVHKYYKRTKEGRGGRQDGKSYKFFSQLEALHHNTAAALLPTPSPPIAATSVSLPIPAAVSLPPPDPAAAAALFGISFSSDSSSSDSEDDDDEMEETELTNQRKRKRSDQGGESDERMMDFFEGLLKQVMQKQEAMQQRFLEAIEKREQDRMIREEAWKRQDMARIAKEHEIAAQERAVSASRDAAIVDFLEKITGQTIQLPAAAPAPAPRPEPPQPPLPPTAPEMAAPLQTGTDTEKNVGGSASESSSSRWPKAEVLALIKLRSSMEPRYQEAGPKGPLWEEISAGMQRIGYSRSAKRCKEKWENINKYFKKVKESNKKRPQDAKTCPYFNELDELYRKKILSGGAHVGASSEQHDEMPQRGAFPSNPFADTNIGGEKQPEDMLDKGHRQDTTGNYCNSSLRCSNSDHDLDEDNYEEVDENEEEYDDKDMKMVYELQFQRQNVGSSNPTARPSAPSSFVAMVQ
- the LOC131024673 gene encoding trihelix transcription factor GTL1-like isoform X2 produces the protein MQHQHQQQQSGGGGGPQSLGGYGGGAAAEVVVSDEDQKLGDLGIAEAASPISSRPPAPAAIRNANFEEMIQATAEAGGSSSNRWPRQETLALLQIRSEMDTAFRDATLKGPLWEQVSRKLGELGYKRSAKKCKEKFENVHKYYKRTKEGRGGRQDGKSYKFFSQLEALHHNTAAALLPTPSPPIAATSVSLPIPAAVSLPPPDPAAAAALFGISFSSDSSSSDSEDDDDEMEETELTNQRKRKRSDQGGESDERMMDFFEGLLKQVMQKQEAMQQRFLEAIEKREQDRMIREEAWKRQDMARIAKEHEIAAQERAVSASRDAAIVDFLEKITGQTIQLPAAAPAPAPRPEPPQPPLPPTAPEMAAPLQTGTDTEKNVDIAGGSASESSSSRWPKAEVLALIKLRSSMEPRYQEAGPKGPLWEEISAGMQRIGYSRSAKRCKEKWENINKYFKKVKESNKKRPQDAKTCPYFNELDELYRKKILSGGAHVGASSEQHDEMPQRGAFPSNPFADTNIGGEKQPEDMLDKGHRQDTTGNYCNSSLRCSNSDHDLDEDNYEEVDENEEEYDDKDMKMVYELQFQRQNVGSSNPTARPSAPSSFVAMVQ
- the LOC131024673 gene encoding trihelix transcription factor GTL1-like isoform X1, giving the protein MQHQHQQQQSGGGGGPQSLGGYGGGAAAEVVVSDEDQKLGDLGIAEAASPISSRPPAPAAIRNANFEEMIQATAEAGGSSSNRWPRQETLALLQIRSEMDTAFRDATLKGPLWEQVSRKLGELGYKRSAKKCKEKFENVHKYYKRTKEGRGGRQDGKSYKFFSQLEALHHNTAAALLPTPSPPIAATSVSLPIPAAVSLPPPDPAAAAALFGISFSSDSSSSDSEDDDDEMEETELTNQRKRKRSDQGGESDERMMDFFEGLLKQVMQKQEAMQQRFLEAIEKREQDRMIREEAWKRQDMARIAKEHEIAAQERAVSASRDAAIVDFLEKITGQTIQLPAAAPAPAPRPEPPQPPLPPTAPEMAAPLQTGTDTEKNVEDIAGGSASESSSSRWPKAEVLALIKLRSSMEPRYQEAGPKGPLWEEISAGMQRIGYSRSAKRCKEKWENINKYFKKVKESNKKRPQDAKTCPYFNELDELYRKKILSGGAHVGASSEQHDEMPQRGAFPSNPFADTNIGGEKQPEDMLDKGHRQDTTGNYCNSSLRCSNSDHDLDEDNYEEVDENEEEYDDKDMKMVYELQFQRQNVGSSNPTARPSAPSSFVAMVQ
- the LOC131024673 gene encoding trihelix transcription factor GTL1-like isoform X6, with the translated sequence MQHQHQQQQSGGGGGPQSLGGYGGGAAAEVVVSDEDQKLGDLGIAEAASPISSRPPAPAAIRNANFEEMIQATAEAGGSSSNRWPRQETLALLQIRSEMDTAFRDATLKGPLWEQVSRKLGELGYKRSAKKCKEKFENVHKYYKRTKEGRGGRQDGKSYKFFSQLEALHHNTAAALLPTPSPPIAATSVSLPIPAAVSLPPPDPAAAAALFGISFSSDSSSSDSEDDDDEMEETELTNQRKRKRSDQGGESDERMMDFFEGLLKQVMQKQEAMQQRFLEAIEKREQDRMIREEAWKRQDMARIAKEHEIAAQERAVSASRDAAIVDFLEKITGQTIQLPAAAPAPAPRPEPPQPPLPPTAPEMAAPLQTGTDTEKNVGGSASESSSSRWPKAEVLALIKLRSSMEPRYQEAGPKGPLWEEISAGMQRIGYSRSAKRCKEKWENINKYFKKVKESNKKRPQDAKTCPYFNELDELYRKKILSGGAHVGASSEQHDEMPQRGAFPSNPFADTNIGGEKQKTC